A stretch of the Calypte anna isolate BGI_N300 chromosome 21, bCalAnn1_v1.p, whole genome shotgun sequence genome encodes the following:
- the ECE1 gene encoding endothelin-converting enzyme 1 isoform X1 — protein sequence MMSTYKRATLDDEDPLDSISEGDGYPNGFQVNFRGSRSSPGCWAERTRAEKQLVVLVGVLAAVLAACLLGLILQYRARPPSMCLSEACISVTSSILSSLDRAVNPCEDFFSYACGGWIKANPLPDGHSRWGTFNNLWEHNQAIMKHLLENTTANVSSEAERKAQRYYQACMNESKIEELRATPLVELIQKLGGWNITGPWAGDNFNATLREVTAHYRTSPFFSVYVSADSKNSNSNVIQVDQSGLGLPSRDYYLNKTENEKVLAGYLNYMVQLGMFLGGTDEESTRQQMQQILDFETALANITIPQEKHRDEEVIYHKMTAGDLKELAPAVDWMPFLSTVFYPVELNESEPVVVYAKEYLEQVSDLILATDKCLLNNYMIWNLVRKTSPFLDQRFQDAEEKFMEVMYGTKKTCLPRWKFCISDTDNNLGFALGAMFVKATFAEDSKQVAEEMIAEIKTAFEESLETLQWMDEETRKSAKEKADAIYNMIGYPKFIMDPKELDKVFNDYEAVSDLYFENVMQFYNFSARVTADQLRKPPNRDQWSMTPPTVNAYYSPTKNEIVFPAGILQAPFYTRASPKSLNFGGIGVVVGHELTHAFDDQGREYDKDGNLRPWWKNSSVEAFKRQTACMVEQYGNYTVNGEAVNGKHTLGENIADNGGLKAAYRAYQNWLKKNGDEETLPTLGLTNHQLFFVGFAQVWCSVRTPESSHEGLITDPHSPSRFRVIGTVSNSREFAEHFGCPLGSPMNPPKKCEVW from the exons ATG ATGTCGACCTACAAGAGGGCGACGCTGGATGATGAAGACCCCCTGGACTCCATCAGTGAAGGCGATGGGTACCCCAATGGCTTCCAG GTGAATTTCCGCGGGTCGAGGAGCAGCCCCGGGTGCTGGGCTGAGCGGACGCGGGCCGAGAAGcagctggtggtgctggtgggggtgctggcagctgtgctggctgcctgTCTGCTGGGCCTCATCCTCCAGTACAGAGCCC GGCCACCCTCCATGTGCCTGTCAGAAGCCTGCATCTCTGTCACCAGCTCCATCCTCAGCTCGCTGGACCGGGCTGTCAATCCCTGCGAGGACTTTTTCAGCTATGCCTGTGGGGGCTGGATCAAGGCCAACCCCCTCCCTGATGGCCACTCACGCTGGGGCACCTTCAACAACCTTTGGGAGCACAACCAGGCCATCATGAAGCATCTTCTGG AAAACACCACGGCCAACGTGTCGAGTGAGGCGGAGCGCAAGGCACAGCGTTATTACCAGGCCTGCATGAACGAGAGCAAGATAGAGGAGCTGCGGGCCACCCCACTCGTGGAGCTCATTCAAAAG CTGGGTGGTTGGAACATCACAGGTCCCTGGGCTGGTGACAACTTCAACGCGACGCTGCGGGAGGTGACGGCGCATTACCGCACCTCCCCCTTCTTCTCTGTCTACGTCAGTGCTGACTCCAAAAACTCCAACAGCAACGTCATCCAGGTGGATCAGTCAGGGTTAGGCCTGCCATCCCGGGATTACTACCTGAACAAGACAGAGAATGAGAAG GTGCTGGCTGGGTACCTGAACTACATGgtgcagctggggatgttcCTGGGAGGCACTGATGAGGAGTCGACACGGCAGCAGATGCAGCAGATCTTGGACTTTGAAACAGCCTTGGCCAACATCACCATCCCACAGGAGAAGCACCGGGATGAGGAGGTCATCTACCATAAAATGACAGCTGGAGACCTAAAG GAGCTGGCACCAGCTGTGGACTGGATGCCCTTCCTCTCCACCGTCTTCTACCCTGTGGAGCTCAACGAATCAGAGCCTGTCGTGGTCTATGCCAAGGAGTACCTGGAGCAGGTCTCTGACCTCATTCTGGCCACTGATAAATG TCTCCTCAACAACTACATGATCTGGAACCTAGTACGGAAAACCAGCCCCTTCCTTGACCAGCGCTTCCAGGATGCTGAGGAGAAATTCATGGAAGTGATGTATGGGACAAAGAAG ACCTGCCTGCCACGCTGGAAGTTTTGCATCAGTGACACTGACAACAACCTGGGCTTTGCCCTGGGGGCCATGTTTGTCAAGGCCACCTTCGCCGAGGACAGCAAGCAGGTG GCAGAGGAAATGATTGCAGAGATTAAAACAGCCTTTGAGGAAAGCCTGGAGACCCTGCAGTGGATGGATGAAGAGACAAGGAAATCAGCTAAAGAGaag GCAGATGCCATCTACAACATGATTGGCTACCCCAAGTTCATTATGGACCCCAAGGAGCTGGATAAAGTCTTTAATGAT TACGAGGCTGTGTCTGATCTCTACTTTGAGAATGTCATGCAGTTCTACAACTTCTCAGCCCGGGTCACTGCTGACCAGCTCCGGAAACCACCAAACCGGGACCA GTGGAGCATGACTCCTCCAACAGTCAACGCCTACTACTCTCCCACCAAGAACGAGATTGTCTTCCCCGCTGGCATCCTTCAGGCCCCTTTTTACACCCGTGCATCTCCCAA GTCGCTGAATTTTGGTGGGATCGGCGTGGTGGTTGGCCACGAGTTGACGCACGCCTTTGATGACCAAG GTCGGGAATATGACAAGGATGGCAACCTCCGTCCCTGGTGGAAGAACTCCTCTGTGGAGGCCTTCAAGCGGCAGACAGCCTGTATGGTGGAGCAGTACGGCAACTACACTGTCAACGGCGAGGCTGTCAACGGCAAGCACACCCTTGGGGAGAACATTGCTGACAACGGGGGCCTCAAGGCTGCCTACCGG GCATATCAAAACTGGCTGAAGAAGAATGGGGATGAGGAAACCCTGCCAACCCTCGGCCTCACCAATCACCAGCTTTTCTTCGTTGGCTTCGCACAG GTGTGGTGCTCAGTTCGTACACCAGAGAGCTCACACGAGGGGCTCATCACCGACCCCCACAGCCCCTCGCGCTTCCGGGTCATCGGAACCGTCTCAAACTCCCGGGAATTTGCCGAGCATTTCGGTTGCCCCCTCGGCTCCCCCATGAACCCCCCCAAGAAATGCGAAGTCTGGTGA
- the ECE1 gene encoding endothelin-converting enzyme 1 isoform X2 — MSTYKRATLDDEDPLDSISEGDGYPNGFQVNFRGSRSSPGCWAERTRAEKQLVVLVGVLAAVLAACLLGLILQYRARPPSMCLSEACISVTSSILSSLDRAVNPCEDFFSYACGGWIKANPLPDGHSRWGTFNNLWEHNQAIMKHLLENTTANVSSEAERKAQRYYQACMNESKIEELRATPLVELIQKLGGWNITGPWAGDNFNATLREVTAHYRTSPFFSVYVSADSKNSNSNVIQVDQSGLGLPSRDYYLNKTENEKVLAGYLNYMVQLGMFLGGTDEESTRQQMQQILDFETALANITIPQEKHRDEEVIYHKMTAGDLKELAPAVDWMPFLSTVFYPVELNESEPVVVYAKEYLEQVSDLILATDKCLLNNYMIWNLVRKTSPFLDQRFQDAEEKFMEVMYGTKKTCLPRWKFCISDTDNNLGFALGAMFVKATFAEDSKQVAEEMIAEIKTAFEESLETLQWMDEETRKSAKEKADAIYNMIGYPKFIMDPKELDKVFNDYEAVSDLYFENVMQFYNFSARVTADQLRKPPNRDQWSMTPPTVNAYYSPTKNEIVFPAGILQAPFYTRASPKSLNFGGIGVVVGHELTHAFDDQGREYDKDGNLRPWWKNSSVEAFKRQTACMVEQYGNYTVNGEAVNGKHTLGENIADNGGLKAAYRAYQNWLKKNGDEETLPTLGLTNHQLFFVGFAQVWCSVRTPESSHEGLITDPHSPSRFRVIGTVSNSREFAEHFGCPLGSPMNPPKKCEVW, encoded by the exons ATGTCGACCTACAAGAGGGCGACGCTGGATGATGAAGACCCCCTGGACTCCATCAGTGAAGGCGATGGGTACCCCAATGGCTTCCAG GTGAATTTCCGCGGGTCGAGGAGCAGCCCCGGGTGCTGGGCTGAGCGGACGCGGGCCGAGAAGcagctggtggtgctggtgggggtgctggcagctgtgctggctgcctgTCTGCTGGGCCTCATCCTCCAGTACAGAGCCC GGCCACCCTCCATGTGCCTGTCAGAAGCCTGCATCTCTGTCACCAGCTCCATCCTCAGCTCGCTGGACCGGGCTGTCAATCCCTGCGAGGACTTTTTCAGCTATGCCTGTGGGGGCTGGATCAAGGCCAACCCCCTCCCTGATGGCCACTCACGCTGGGGCACCTTCAACAACCTTTGGGAGCACAACCAGGCCATCATGAAGCATCTTCTGG AAAACACCACGGCCAACGTGTCGAGTGAGGCGGAGCGCAAGGCACAGCGTTATTACCAGGCCTGCATGAACGAGAGCAAGATAGAGGAGCTGCGGGCCACCCCACTCGTGGAGCTCATTCAAAAG CTGGGTGGTTGGAACATCACAGGTCCCTGGGCTGGTGACAACTTCAACGCGACGCTGCGGGAGGTGACGGCGCATTACCGCACCTCCCCCTTCTTCTCTGTCTACGTCAGTGCTGACTCCAAAAACTCCAACAGCAACGTCATCCAGGTGGATCAGTCAGGGTTAGGCCTGCCATCCCGGGATTACTACCTGAACAAGACAGAGAATGAGAAG GTGCTGGCTGGGTACCTGAACTACATGgtgcagctggggatgttcCTGGGAGGCACTGATGAGGAGTCGACACGGCAGCAGATGCAGCAGATCTTGGACTTTGAAACAGCCTTGGCCAACATCACCATCCCACAGGAGAAGCACCGGGATGAGGAGGTCATCTACCATAAAATGACAGCTGGAGACCTAAAG GAGCTGGCACCAGCTGTGGACTGGATGCCCTTCCTCTCCACCGTCTTCTACCCTGTGGAGCTCAACGAATCAGAGCCTGTCGTGGTCTATGCCAAGGAGTACCTGGAGCAGGTCTCTGACCTCATTCTGGCCACTGATAAATG TCTCCTCAACAACTACATGATCTGGAACCTAGTACGGAAAACCAGCCCCTTCCTTGACCAGCGCTTCCAGGATGCTGAGGAGAAATTCATGGAAGTGATGTATGGGACAAAGAAG ACCTGCCTGCCACGCTGGAAGTTTTGCATCAGTGACACTGACAACAACCTGGGCTTTGCCCTGGGGGCCATGTTTGTCAAGGCCACCTTCGCCGAGGACAGCAAGCAGGTG GCAGAGGAAATGATTGCAGAGATTAAAACAGCCTTTGAGGAAAGCCTGGAGACCCTGCAGTGGATGGATGAAGAGACAAGGAAATCAGCTAAAGAGaag GCAGATGCCATCTACAACATGATTGGCTACCCCAAGTTCATTATGGACCCCAAGGAGCTGGATAAAGTCTTTAATGAT TACGAGGCTGTGTCTGATCTCTACTTTGAGAATGTCATGCAGTTCTACAACTTCTCAGCCCGGGTCACTGCTGACCAGCTCCGGAAACCACCAAACCGGGACCA GTGGAGCATGACTCCTCCAACAGTCAACGCCTACTACTCTCCCACCAAGAACGAGATTGTCTTCCCCGCTGGCATCCTTCAGGCCCCTTTTTACACCCGTGCATCTCCCAA GTCGCTGAATTTTGGTGGGATCGGCGTGGTGGTTGGCCACGAGTTGACGCACGCCTTTGATGACCAAG GTCGGGAATATGACAAGGATGGCAACCTCCGTCCCTGGTGGAAGAACTCCTCTGTGGAGGCCTTCAAGCGGCAGACAGCCTGTATGGTGGAGCAGTACGGCAACTACACTGTCAACGGCGAGGCTGTCAACGGCAAGCACACCCTTGGGGAGAACATTGCTGACAACGGGGGCCTCAAGGCTGCCTACCGG GCATATCAAAACTGGCTGAAGAAGAATGGGGATGAGGAAACCCTGCCAACCCTCGGCCTCACCAATCACCAGCTTTTCTTCGTTGGCTTCGCACAG GTGTGGTGCTCAGTTCGTACACCAGAGAGCTCACACGAGGGGCTCATCACCGACCCCCACAGCCCCTCGCGCTTCCGGGTCATCGGAACCGTCTCAAACTCCCGGGAATTTGCCGAGCATTTCGGTTGCCCCCTCGGCTCCCCCATGAACCCCCCCAAGAAATGCGAAGTCTGGTGA